The Thermodesulfobacteriota bacterium genome contains a region encoding:
- the accC gene encoding acetyl-CoA carboxylase biotin carboxylase subunit, with the protein MFNKILISNRGEIAVRIIRACNELGVKTVAIYSDADRTSLHVALADEAYHVGPSAPSASYLVKEKIIEIAKTSKAEAIHPGFGFLAENETFAEMCEKEGIVFIGPSSKSIRLMGDKVTARKIAQETGVPLAPGSEGAVSDVEAGVIAKKIGYPIMIKASAGGGGKGMRLVLKEDDFKSSLRMARSEARSSFGDDSVYIEKFVEQPRHVEIQVIGDLHGNILHLFERECSIQRRHQKVIEETPSPAINAKTRKKMGEVAVKISEAVSYHGAGTVEFILDQKGNFYFLEMNTRIQVEHPVTEMVTGFDIVKWMIRIANGEKLPFKQKNITMKGHAIECRVYAEDPEMNFIPSPGKIVYFRAPNGPGIRNDSSIYSGSEITPFYDPMISKLIVWGETREVAISKMISALKEFVVLGVKTNIGFLLRVMANNEFKEGTIDTGFIERHSDTLKPTSLDIEPALVAAAIAMRDASHDIEKTKYRPASNWKLFSRKLGLTRNNML; encoded by the coding sequence ATGTTCAATAAAATACTGATTTCCAATAGAGGGGAAATCGCAGTACGTATTATACGGGCTTGCAATGAGCTTGGAGTAAAAACGGTTGCAATCTATTCCGATGCAGATAGAACCTCACTCCATGTCGCACTAGCAGATGAAGCCTATCACGTAGGTCCTTCAGCACCCAGTGCGAGCTACCTAGTTAAGGAAAAAATAATAGAAATCGCAAAAACTTCAAAGGCCGAAGCCATTCATCCAGGATTCGGGTTTCTGGCCGAAAATGAGACCTTTGCAGAGATGTGTGAAAAAGAAGGGATTGTATTTATTGGCCCCTCATCAAAATCTATCCGACTAATGGGAGATAAAGTAACCGCTAGAAAAATTGCCCAGGAGACGGGTGTACCGCTAGCACCGGGATCTGAGGGTGCTGTGAGTGATGTGGAAGCAGGGGTAATAGCCAAGAAAATTGGTTATCCAATTATGATAAAAGCCTCGGCCGGTGGCGGTGGAAAGGGAATGAGGCTTGTTTTGAAGGAAGATGATTTCAAAAGCTCATTACGTATGGCCAGAAGCGAGGCCCGTTCATCATTCGGCGATGATTCAGTCTACATTGAAAAATTTGTCGAGCAACCGCGCCACGTTGAGATTCAGGTTATAGGTGACTTGCACGGAAACATACTACATTTGTTCGAACGAGAATGTTCCATACAAAGAAGGCATCAAAAGGTGATTGAAGAAACTCCTTCTCCAGCCATTAATGCTAAGACCAGAAAAAAGATGGGGGAAGTAGCAGTTAAAATCTCAGAGGCAGTTTCTTACCACGGAGCTGGAACTGTCGAATTTATATTGGATCAGAAGGGAAATTTCTATTTCCTAGAGATGAATACGAGAATACAGGTTGAACATCCAGTTACCGAAATGGTTACTGGATTCGACATCGTTAAATGGATGATAAGAATAGCCAACGGAGAGAAGCTGCCTTTTAAACAAAAGAACATCACAATGAAAGGGCATGCGATCGAGTGTAGAGTTTATGCCGAAGATCCTGAGATGAACTTCATACCTTCACCCGGCAAAATAGTCTATTTCAGGGCGCCGAATGGTCCGGGTATTAGGAATGACTCATCGATCTACAGTGGTTCTGAAATTACCCCATTTTACGATCCTATGATTTCAAAGCTCATAGTATGGGGTGAAACAAGAGAAGTCGCTATCAGCAAAATGATTTCTGCGCTAAAGGAATTTGTTGTTCTGGGCGTCAAGACAAACATCGGTTTTTTATTACGCGTGATGGCTAACAATGAATTTAAAGAGGGCACTATTGATACCGGTTTTATTGAGAGACATTCAGATACTCTTAAACCTACTTCACTTGATATAGAACCGGCTCTTGTTGCTGCGGCCATA
- a CDS encoding carboxyl transferase domain-containing protein — protein MKDKIEILEHKEKEAEQGGGKARIQKQHEMGKLTARERVNLLLDKGTFVELDKFVVHRCTDFNMDKNKILGDGVITGYGKIDGRQVFVFAQDFTVFGGSLGMVYANKIAKIMDLATQVGAPVIGLNDSGGARIQEGVESLAGYAHIFLRNVLASGVIPQISAIMGPCAGGAVYSPAMTDFIIMSKDTSYMFITGPDVIRAVTHEEVTREELGGAMVHNSTSGVAHFAAQNDKDCILLIKELLSFLPSNNMEDSPRISTDDPIERREMSLRGIVPENPNKPYDIKDVIRLIVDHGYFFEVQEHFAQNINIGFARLDGRVVGIVGNQPNVLAGCLDINASVKGGRFVRFCDCFNIPILTFVDVPGFLPGTAQEWGGIIKHGAKLLYAYCEATVPRVTVITRKAYGGAYDVMSSKHVRADINFAYPTAEIAVMGPEGAVNIIARKEIEQAEDPEAERVRLTEEYRERFANPYRAADLGFIDEVIRPEDTRPRVIRAFEMLEAKRQTNPPKKHGNIPL, from the coding sequence ATGAAGGATAAGATTGAAATTCTGGAGCATAAGGAAAAGGAAGCAGAACAGGGTGGAGGAAAAGCTAGAATCCAAAAGCAACACGAAATGGGGAAGCTCACAGCTAGAGAGAGAGTTAATCTTCTGCTCGATAAAGGCACATTTGTGGAACTAGACAAGTTTGTCGTTCATAGATGCACAGATTTCAATATGGATAAAAACAAAATACTTGGAGATGGTGTAATAACGGGGTACGGAAAGATAGATGGGCGACAGGTATTTGTATTTGCACAGGATTTTACTGTTTTTGGCGGATCTCTAGGAATGGTCTACGCAAACAAGATCGCAAAAATTATGGACCTTGCCACACAGGTCGGAGCCCCGGTAATCGGTTTAAACGATTCTGGTGGTGCAAGGATTCAGGAGGGTGTTGAAAGCCTTGCAGGCTACGCCCACATATTTTTAAGGAATGTACTCGCCTCGGGTGTTATTCCTCAAATCTCGGCCATAATGGGACCCTGCGCAGGTGGTGCTGTATACTCTCCAGCTATGACCGATTTTATAATTATGTCGAAAGACACCAGTTATATGTTCATAACCGGTCCCGACGTCATTAGAGCCGTCACCCATGAGGAGGTAACCAGAGAGGAACTTGGTGGCGCCATGGTTCATAATTCAACTAGCGGCGTAGCCCACTTTGCAGCACAGAACGATAAGGACTGTATTTTACTCATCAAGGAGCTACTAAGCTTCTTACCCTCCAACAACATGGAAGATTCACCAAGAATTTCAACAGACGATCCCATTGAACGACGTGAAATGAGCCTGAGGGGTATAGTCCCAGAAAATCCCAACAAACCCTACGATATCAAAGATGTTATCAGGCTTATCGTAGACCATGGTTATTTCTTCGAGGTTCAAGAACATTTTGCCCAAAATATAAATATCGGATTTGCTAGACTGGATGGCAGGGTTGTGGGAATTGTAGGCAACCAGCCAAATGTGCTCGCCGGATGTCTTGATATTAATGCGTCCGTGAAGGGTGGAAGGTTCGTGAGATTCTGTGATTGTTTTAACATTCCCATTCTTACCTTTGTTGACGTACCTGGATTTCTTCCCGGTACGGCCCAGGAATGGGGAGGTATTATCAAACACGGGGCTAAGCTTCTATATGCATATTGCGAAGCAACTGTACCAAGGGTCACCGTTATTACGAGAAAGGCCTATGGCGGCGCGTATGACGTCATGTCCTCCAAACATGTAAGGGCCGACATTAATTTTGCTTATCCCACCGCAGAGATAGCTGTAATGGGCCCGGAGGGAGCTGTGAACATAATCGCAAGGAAGGAAATAGAACAGGCCGAGGACCCTGAAGCGGAGAGAGTGAGACTTACCGAAGAGTATAGAGAAAGGTTCGCTAATCCTTATAGAGCTGCCGACCTTGGCTTTATCGATGAAGTTATCAGGCCCGAAGATACAAGACCAAGGGTGATAAGGGCGTTTGAGATGCTTGAAGCTAAAAGACAGACAAATCCACCAAAAAAACACGGAAATATTCCATTATAG
- the coaE gene encoding dephospho-CoA kinase (Dephospho-CoA kinase (CoaE) performs the final step in coenzyme A biosynthesis.), whose product MKIIGLTGNIASGKTEVANIFKQLGAKVIDADKIAREVVEPGEIAWKEIIEEFGNNILNTDGSINRKKLGEIVFNDDTKREQLNRITHPRIMTKLKELIDKYKKENGNLVIVEAALIVEKGGLLNLIDELIVVVTDEETQVERIMKRDGLRRDEALSRIKSQMPISEKTKHATHVIDNSGSLGESRKQVEEVWEKITTELPQRL is encoded by the coding sequence ATGAAGATAATAGGACTTACTGGAAATATCGCATCTGGAAAGACCGAGGTAGCAAATATTTTTAAACAACTAGGGGCAAAGGTAATTGACGCCGACAAGATTGCAAGGGAAGTCGTGGAACCCGGCGAGATTGCCTGGAAAGAGATCATAGAAGAATTCGGAAACAATATCTTAAATACCGATGGCTCAATTAATAGAAAAAAATTAGGGGAAATTGTCTTCAATGATGATACGAAGAGAGAGCAACTAAATCGGATCACCCACCCCAGGATAATGACAAAACTAAAAGAGTTAATCGATAAGTATAAGAAAGAAAATGGAAATCTGGTAATTGTTGAAGCGGCTCTCATAGTTGAAAAAGGAGGTCTGTTAAATCTTATTGATGAATTGATAGTAGTTGTCACTGATGAAGAAACTCAGGTTGAAAGAATAATGAAAAGAGACGGACTCCGAAGAGATGAAGCGCTCTCAAGAATAAAATCCCAGATGCCAATATCTGAAAAAACTAAACATGCAACACATGTTATCGATAACTCGGGGAGTTTAGGAGAAAGTAGAAAACAGGTTGAAGAAGTTTGGGAAAAAATAACAACTGAGTTGCCACAAAGACTCTAA
- a CDS encoding YfcE family phosphodiesterase: protein MKIAIISDIHDNVWNLGAAVEKIQGADALICCGDLCSPFIVDLMADGFPKQIHIVFGNNDGDQYRITNNAIKYGGRVIIHGEFAELKLGGKRLAVNHYPNIARSIAESGDYDVVCFGHNHIYRVQHVNKTLLINPGAIMGYDGVNKKDIPSTFVVYDTVSDEFKGYEVRSKDDAKAISKIVVEIDETS from the coding sequence ATGAAAATTGCAATCATTTCAGACATTCACGACAATGTGTGGAATTTGGGAGCTGCAGTCGAAAAAATTCAGGGTGCTGACGCTCTCATTTGCTGCGGGGATTTGTGCTCCCCGTTCATAGTGGACTTGATGGCCGATGGCTTTCCAAAGCAAATCCATATAGTGTTCGGAAATAATGATGGCGATCAATACCGCATCACCAACAACGCAATTAAGTATGGTGGCCGCGTAATAATTCATGGTGAATTTGCAGAGCTCAAGCTAGGTGGAAAGCGTCTTGCAGTAAATCATTATCCAAATATTGCAAGATCAATTGCTGAGTCGGGAGATTATGATGTGGTGTGCTTTGGCCATAACCATATTTATAGAGTTCAACATGTTAATAAAACCCTTTTGATTAATCCTGGAGCTATAATGGGATACGACGGGGTGAACAAAAAGGACATTCCCTCGACATTCGTTGTCTACGATACCGTAAGTGATGAGTTTAAGGGGTACGAGGTTAGGTCAAAAGATGATGCGAAAGCCATCTCAAAAATTGTAGTTGAGATCGACGAGACTTCCTAG
- a CDS encoding helix-turn-helix domain-containing protein, producing MEDLLTIDEVSKRLKISKATVRRHIREGKLKAYKIGRVVRISSDDLKRIISPIDEVNRSKKTLDWFDGCQRLCREIKERHHSSLLEDSTETIRDLRHVRTIS from the coding sequence ATGGAAGATCTGTTAACCATAGATGAAGTGTCGAAACGACTCAAGATTAGTAAGGCTACTGTGAGACGGCATATTAGAGAAGGAAAACTTAAGGCGTATAAAATAGGTAGAGTCGTACGTATCTCTTCTGATGATTTAAAGAGAATCATCAGTCCTATAGATGAAGTAAATAGATCAAAGAAAACCCTAGATTGGTTTGACGGGTGTCAGAGGTTATGTAGAGAAATAAAGGAAAGACACCATAGTTCCTTATTAGAGGATTCAACTGAAACCATTCGGGATCTTAGACACGTGAGGACGATTAGTTAA
- a CDS encoding type II toxin-antitoxin system VapC family toxin, which yields MDKVCIDASLALKWVLPEIYTNRAQEVLRNWLLEGVSLVAPTLFIYEIASALRNKVHRQVITLKEGFSALNQIRSGNIELIYQPELVEMGWAISERLGLPTAYDSFYLALAEHEGCEFWTADENLVNILENNKIKWARWIGGS from the coding sequence ATGGACAAAGTCTGTATTGATGCAAGCCTAGCTCTCAAGTGGGTATTGCCTGAAATATATACAAACAGGGCGCAAGAAGTCCTTCGCAATTGGCTGCTTGAAGGGGTTTCTCTAGTTGCACCGACACTTTTTATCTATGAAATAGCCTCCGCTTTGAGAAATAAAGTGCATAGGCAAGTCATTACACTGAAGGAAGGGTTTTCAGCTCTGAATCAAATCAGGAGCGGAAACATTGAATTGATATATCAACCAGAATTAGTTGAAATGGGATGGGCCATATCTGAGCGATTAGGACTGCCGACTGCTTATGATTCATTTTATCTAGCCCTTGCAGAACACGAAGGCTGTGAGTTCTGGACGGCTGATGAGAACCTGGTAAACATATTGGAGAACAATAAAATAAAATGGGCGAGGTGGATAGGGGGTTCTTAA
- the gltX gene encoding glutamate--tRNA ligase, whose amino-acid sequence MKVRTRFAPSPTGSLHIGGARTAIFNWLFARHFGGKFILRIEDTDRSRSTEESITEILDAMSWLGLDWDEGPYRQSDRIAIYQDHAQKLIESGNAYRCYCTAEDIESRRKEAQKQGRIYRYEGTCRKLRSHPENKPYAIRLMTPDWGSIEVDDLIRGTIIFDAKEIDDFIIQKTDGFPTYNFAVVVDDAEMEISHIIRGDDHLPNTPKQVLIYGAFSYDVPKIAHVSTILGSDKAKLSKRHGATSVIAYRESGYLPEALINYLARLGWSYGDQEIFSKDELIEKFTLDNVGKSPAVFNPEKLIWLNGWYIRNKPASEVAELVIPLLQDKGFRVKMDSKLIKIVENLRERAKTLVDIVNSADYFFNDEIKFDDKAKNRFLTTESLPIFEKLINRLSKLDEFTIEQLQRIFQEIIDESGLKLVNVAQPTRVALTGGAVSPGIFEVMEILGKDKVIERLKKAVAHISSA is encoded by the coding sequence ATGAAAGTGAGAACCAGATTTGCTCCAAGCCCTACTGGCTCCCTGCATATTGGGGGCGCCAGAACAGCAATATTCAACTGGCTATTTGCAAGGCACTTCGGGGGTAAATTTATTCTCAGGATTGAGGACACCGATCGCAGCCGTTCAACGGAAGAATCCATTACTGAGATACTGGATGCTATGTCATGGCTAGGTCTGGACTGGGATGAAGGTCCGTACAGACAGTCGGATAGAATTGCTATTTATCAAGACCACGCTCAAAAACTGATAGAGAGTGGAAATGCATATAGATGCTATTGTACCGCTGAAGATATTGAGTCGAGAAGAAAAGAAGCTCAAAAGCAGGGAAGGATTTATAGATATGAAGGCACCTGTAGAAAACTAAGATCCCATCCTGAAAACAAACCTTACGCCATTCGACTCATGACACCCGACTGGGGCTCAATAGAGGTGGATGACCTTATAAGGGGAACGATAATCTTCGACGCCAAAGAAATTGACGACTTTATAATCCAAAAAACCGATGGGTTCCCGACGTATAACTTTGCGGTAGTAGTTGATGATGCTGAGATGGAGATATCTCATATAATCAGAGGAGACGATCATCTACCAAACACACCTAAGCAGGTTTTAATATATGGAGCTTTCTCGTATGATGTCCCGAAAATTGCCCATGTATCCACAATACTGGGTTCAGATAAAGCAAAGCTTAGCAAAAGGCACGGCGCTACCTCGGTGATAGCGTACAGAGAAAGCGGTTACCTGCCGGAGGCCTTAATAAATTATCTCGCCCGCTTGGGTTGGTCCTATGGGGATCAGGAGATCTTCTCTAAGGATGAATTGATTGAGAAATTCACCCTTGACAATGTCGGCAAATCTCCCGCGGTATTCAACCCGGAAAAGCTTATTTGGTTGAACGGCTGGTACATAAGGAATAAACCAGCCAGTGAGGTCGCAGAACTTGTAATTCCGCTACTTCAGGATAAGGGGTTCCGAGTAAAAATGGATTCCAAATTAATAAAGATAGTCGAGAATCTTAGGGAAAGAGCGAAGACACTCGTAGACATAGTAAACTCAGCAGATTATTTTTTCAACGATGAAATTAAATTCGACGATAAGGCAAAAAATAGATTTCTGACCACAGAATCGCTGCCAATATTTGAAAAGCTCATAAATAGGCTATCCAAACTAGATGAATTTACTATCGAACAATTACAAAGGATTTTTCAAGAAATAATTGATGAAAGCGGGCTCAAACTTGTAAACGTCGCTCAACCTACGAGGGTAGCACTAACAGGTGGTGCGGTAAGCCCAGGGATTTTTGAGGTCATGGAAATACTCGGAAAGGACAAAGTTATCGAAAGATTAAAGAAGGCAGTCGCACATATCTCAAGTGCCTAA
- a CDS encoding glutaredoxin domain-containing protein translates to MSKVEVYTTTYCPYCRAAEALLDKKKVDYKKIDVTHDHELKRRVMEQFSWRTVPIIIIDDKVIGGYDQLAALERTSKLDKILNHVTEK, encoded by the coding sequence TTGAGCAAGGTTGAAGTTTACACAACTACTTACTGTCCATATTGTCGGGCGGCAGAGGCGCTTCTTGACAAAAAGAAGGTCGACTATAAAAAAATCGATGTTACGCATGACCATGAATTGAAAAGGCGAGTAATGGAACAGTTTAGTTGGAGAACAGTACCGATCATCATAATAGACGATAAAGTTATTGGCGGATACGATCAACTCGCTGCGCTTGAAAGGACAAGTAAACTGGACAAAATCCTCAATCATGTCACGGAGAAATAA
- a CDS encoding DUF47 family protein: MVRFFPREEKFFVYFNEASEKILAGIKLFKEMMQDLSTAADKTKKIKEVEHEADRITHETISKLHQTFITPIDREFIHSLITRMDDILDLIYAASERVFLYKITTSTAHALSLIDTLERAIIEVAKGVEGLSNLKNSKSILNICIEIHSLENEGDRVFRIALSDLFNSNFDPTEIIKWKDIYETFEDAIDKCEDVANILEGIVLENA, encoded by the coding sequence ATGGTTAGATTTTTTCCAAGAGAAGAGAAGTTTTTTGTTTATTTTAACGAGGCTTCCGAGAAAATCCTTGCGGGTATAAAACTTTTTAAGGAAATGATGCAAGATCTATCGACTGCAGCCGACAAGACGAAGAAGATAAAGGAAGTTGAACATGAAGCTGACCGTATAACCCATGAGACAATTTCCAAATTGCATCAAACATTCATAACCCCGATTGATCGTGAATTTATACATTCCCTAATAACCAGGATGGATGATATTCTTGACCTTATTTATGCTGCATCGGAAAGGGTCTTCTTATATAAAATAACGACATCAACTGCCCATGCGCTCTCCTTAATCGATACACTGGAAAGGGCCATTATAGAAGTGGCAAAGGGAGTAGAAGGGCTCAGTAACCTAAAGAACTCTAAATCGATTCTAAACATCTGTATCGAGATCCATAGCCTTGAAAATGAGGGCGATAGGGTCTTTAGGATCGCCCTGTCAGACCTGTTTAATTCTAATTTTGATCCCACTGAAATAATTAAGTGGAAGGATATCTACGAGACGTTTGAAGATGCGATTGACAAATGTGAGGATGTAGCAAACATCTTGGAAGGAATAGTCCTCGAGAATGCATGA
- a CDS encoding anion permease gives MHDTLLLTVVVIVIALLFDFTNGWNDAANSIATVVSTRVLSPLQAVLFGATLNFLGAYLSTKVAKTIGGDITDPKTITQTVILSAMITASGWTVIMTRVGLPISASHALIGGIIGATISFKGIAALQIAGVTKILIALVASPIFGFSIGFLLMFLIIWLFHRLSPTSINRTFGKLQILSAGFMAISHGTNDAQKTMGVITMTLVTGGYLDTVEVPIWVISACAIVMGLGTAFGGWKVIKTLGVNLLKIKPVQGFAAETSASVVMLGAASLGVPVSTTHVIASSIMGVGSTTRFSAVRWGIARDIVMAWIFTLPVCALVAGILFQLINLIS, from the coding sequence ATGCATGACACCCTCTTATTGACGGTCGTAGTTATAGTAATAGCGCTTTTATTCGACTTTACTAATGGTTGGAACGACGCTGCAAATTCGATAGCAACCGTGGTGTCAACAAGGGTTCTTTCGCCTCTCCAAGCAGTTCTGTTCGGTGCTACATTAAATTTTCTAGGAGCGTATTTAAGCACAAAAGTTGCGAAGACAATCGGTGGAGATATTACCGATCCCAAAACTATAACTCAGACGGTAATTCTTTCGGCGATGATAACTGCTTCCGGCTGGACGGTGATTATGACTAGAGTGGGGCTTCCCATAAGCGCATCGCATGCTTTAATAGGCGGAATAATTGGGGCTACAATCTCATTTAAGGGTATTGCCGCTCTTCAGATAGCCGGGGTAACCAAAATCCTGATTGCGCTTGTTGCATCGCCAATCTTTGGTTTTAGCATTGGGTTCCTATTAATGTTCCTTATCATCTGGCTATTTCATCGCCTTTCACCAACATCAATTAACAGGACTTTTGGAAAACTTCAGATTTTATCCGCTGGTTTCATGGCTATCAGTCATGGCACCAATGATGCTCAGAAGACGATGGGTGTGATTACGATGACCCTTGTCACCGGAGGCTACCTCGATACTGTAGAGGTTCCAATCTGGGTAATCAGTGCTTGTGCAATCGTGATGGGACTCGGTACCGCGTTTGGTGGATGGAAGGTTATTAAAACCCTTGGTGTAAACCTTCTCAAGATTAAGCCGGTTCAGGGATTTGCTGCAGAAACCTCCGCATCTGTAGTCATGCTTGGTGCGGCGTCGCTGGGTGTCCCCGTAAGTACGACACATGTGATTGCATCTTCGATTATGGGGGTTGGATCGACAACGAGATTTTCAGCCGTCAGATGGGGAATAGCCAGGGATATTGTTATGGCGTGGATTTTTACACTCCCGGTTTGTGCCTTAGTCGCAGGTATACTTTTCCAGTTAATCAATCTAATTTCTTAG
- a CDS encoding ABC transporter permease, which translates to MKEIILDIGGYFLSILERVGDVVILFYRTLYTSISPPFNFRLVVQQLDEIGFKSTPIVVVSSIAIGMVMVVQLAWGFAFFGAKGVIGPIVTLAFVRELGPVLASLLVGGRVGSGITAEIGSMQVTEQIDAIRTLGADPIKKLVVPRFIAAAISFPFLAVIADLSGIIGAMIMADVELGVKPRLFISSMEGFITLTDFFSGILKTVFFGILVSIIGCYVGMTTEGGTEGVGRATTLTVVISMVLIIVGDFFLTKLFLIL; encoded by the coding sequence ATGAAGGAAATTATATTAGATATTGGCGGGTATTTTCTTTCTATACTTGAACGTGTTGGAGATGTTGTAATCCTGTTTTATAGGACATTATACACAAGTATTAGCCCTCCGTTTAACTTTCGGCTTGTAGTACAACAGTTGGATGAAATTGGATTTAAATCAACTCCTATAGTAGTGGTCTCTTCTATAGCAATAGGAATGGTTATGGTTGTTCAGCTCGCTTGGGGATTCGCATTTTTTGGCGCGAAGGGTGTAATAGGGCCCATTGTCACTCTCGCATTCGTTAGGGAATTGGGTCCTGTACTAGCCTCTCTTTTGGTAGGTGGCAGGGTTGGTTCAGGAATAACTGCTGAAATTGGATCCATGCAGGTGACAGAGCAAATTGATGCTATCAGAACATTGGGCGCCGATCCGATAAAGAAACTTGTTGTTCCAAGATTTATTGCTGCTGCGATTTCCTTTCCATTTCTTGCGGTAATTGCCGACCTTTCCGGTATTATCGGTGCGATGATCATGGCCGACGTTGAGTTAGGAGTCAAGCCGAGGCTATTTATATCAAGTATGGAAGGGTTTATAACCCTGACCGACTTTTTCAGCGGGATTTTGAAAACCGTGTTTTTTGGAATACTAGTTTCCATAATTGGTTGCTATGTGGGAATGACTACAGAGGGGGGAACAGAAGGAGTTGGGAGAGCTACAACTTTAACTGTGGTTATCTCGATGGTACTCATCATTGTAGGCGATTTTTTCCTCACAAAACTGTTTTTGATTCTGTAA
- a CDS encoding MFS transporter has translation MPNLLKNPSGEPYFQAGSGTASYSEDLGPWILFATILGTSMAFIDSTAINVALPVIQRDLHATLAGVQWMVEAYALFIASLILVGGTLGDYFGRRRIFAIGIIVFTISSIWCGFAPNTAQLIVGRAMQGVGGALLVPGSLSIINSSFSDGKRGRAIGTWSAFTAITAGLGPVLGGWLVENFSWRWVFFINVPIACVVLVVLFSRVPESRNDDEGLRLDWLGAVLTTIGLGGVVYGLIESSSMGFGNPFVIAALVVGTVCLMLFVIVERYNKSPMMTLHLFRSRTFSAANVITFLMYAAMGGALFFVPFNLIQVQGYTATGAGAVWIPFVLLIFLLSRWAGGLASKHGGKIPLVVGGTIIALGYVLFALPGIGGSYWLTYFPAIFVLGLGAGFSVAPLSTVVMEAVDVRQSGLASGINNAVSRISGLLSIAVLGIFALQSFNKGLDERIVDISLTPYAIEYLDSERIKLAAAEIPPGLSAQSSLALKRAIAESFVDAFRVIMFISTGLAMAAVLTALIFIDGGSREQKIITDNPYS, from the coding sequence ATGCCGAATTTACTAAAAAACCCATCGGGTGAACCTTATTTTCAGGCCGGGTCGGGAACGGCTTCATATTCTGAAGATTTAGGTCCATGGATCCTATTTGCGACAATTCTTGGGACCAGCATGGCCTTCATTGATAGTACTGCAATAAATGTGGCACTGCCAGTAATACAGAGGGATCTTCATGCAACTCTGGCAGGGGTCCAGTGGATGGTTGAGGCATATGCGCTTTTTATTGCTTCACTTATTTTGGTAGGAGGAACCCTGGGCGATTACTTTGGTCGGCGGCGTATTTTTGCTATTGGAATTATTGTTTTTACCATATCATCAATCTGGTGTGGTTTCGCACCTAATACAGCACAGCTTATTGTAGGAAGAGCAATGCAGGGTGTTGGGGGAGCGCTACTGGTACCAGGGAGTCTCTCTATCATCAACTCATCATTCAGTGATGGAAAGAGGGGACGAGCCATAGGTACCTGGTCAGCTTTCACTGCCATTACGGCTGGGTTGGGTCCTGTGTTAGGTGGGTGGTTGGTTGAGAACTTTTCATGGCGTTGGGTCTTTTTTATAAATGTCCCTATTGCGTGTGTTGTATTGGTAGTCTTATTTTCAAGAGTCCCTGAGAGCCGTAATGATGATGAAGGTTTAAGATTAGATTGGCTTGGTGCAGTCCTGACCACGATTGGACTTGGAGGGGTTGTTTATGGACTTATTGAGTCTTCTAGTATGGGTTTTGGTAACCCCTTCGTCATCGCTGCTTTAGTGGTCGGTACAGTTTGTTTAATGCTATTCGTAATTGTCGAGCGATATAACAAATCTCCTATGATGACTCTTCATCTGTTTCGATCTCGAACTTTCAGTGCGGCAAATGTAATTACATTTTTAATGTACGCTGCTATGGGCGGGGCACTATTCTTCGTTCCATTCAATCTGATTCAGGTGCAGGGATACACGGCAACCGGCGCAGGAGCTGTGTGGATACCTTTTGTATTGTTGATATTTTTACTGTCCAGATGGGCCGGTGGGTTGGCAAGTAAACATGGTGGGAAAATACCACTTGTCGTAGGTGGTACAATAATTGCACTCGGCTATGTGCTTTTCGCATTACCTGGAATTGGAGGAAGTTATTGGTTGACTTATTTCCCCGCAATTTTCGTTTTGGGATTAGGTGCTGGTTTTAGTGTGGCTCCACTGTCTACAGTTGTGATGGAAGCAGTTGATGTAAGACAATCCGGACTTGCTTCGGGTATTAACAACGCTGTATCAAGAATTTCCGGACTGCTATCAATTGCAGTACTGGGAATATTTGCTTTACAGTCATTCAACAAGGGGCTCGATGAGAGAATTGTCGACATCAGCCTAACGCCCTATGCGATTGAGTATCTCGATTCAGAGAGAATCAAACTTGCGGCAGCCGAGATACCTCCGGGGCTTTCTGCGCAATCGAGTTTAGCATTAAAAAGGGCCATTGCGGAATCTTTTGTTGATGCTTTTCGTGTTATCATGTTTATTTCCACCGGGCTTGCGATGGCAGCCGTTCTAACTGCTTTGATTTTTATCGATGGAGGTAGTAGGGAACAGAAAATAATAACGGATAATCCTTACTCGTAG